The genomic interval GTCTCGATCTCCGCCAGCACGTCGCCCGCGGCGATTTTCTCCCCTTCCCGCTTTACCCAGCGCGCAAGCTTCCCCTCCTCCATCGTCGGGCTCAGCGCGGGCATCAAAACTTGCTTCGGC from Pseudomonadota bacterium carries:
- a CDS encoding biotin/lipoyl-containing protein: MPKQVLMPALSPTMEEGKLARWVKREGEKIAAGDVLAEIET